Below is a genomic region from Nitrospira defluvii.
GAACTCGGCGGGGATTCGATCACGAGTCTGCAAGTTCTGGCCAAGGCCCATCGAGAAGGCCTCACGCTGACCCCGAAGCAGCTCTTCGAGCACCCGACCGTCGCGTCGGCGGCTGCGGTCGCGGTGATCGGGAGCGTTGATGCAGGCCCGCCCTCGGCAGACGAGCAGGATCCGGGACGGGTGGTGGATGTGGAACTGAGCGACGAGGAGATGGAGAACCTGTTGAAGGAGATTGGATAGGCATGCAGGCGAACAAGACCAAGCAGCGGACGGCCGAGCACGCGACCGGCGGAACTCTCAAGAATATCGAGGCGGTATATCCGCTCTCTCCCATGCAGGAGGGCATGCTGTTCCATACGCTGATGAACCCCGGCACGGGCATCTACCTGATGCAGAACCGGTATTACGTGGAAGGCGAGGTAGACCCGACGGTATTTCTCCAAGCCTGGACACAGGTCATTGCGCGGCATTCGATCTTGCGCACCTCGTTCGCCTGGAAGAATCAGAAACGTCCCCTGCAGGCCGTTCACAAGGACATCGAGGTCCCGCTCGATGTCATGGACTGGCGGGGGAAGGAGCGGGCGGCGCAGATCGCCGATCTCGATGCGTTGTTGCAGCAGGAACTTGCCCGGGGGTTCGATTTTGCCAAGGCCCCGCTCATGCGCTTGCGGCTCATCCGTCTGACCGACCATACCTATCAGTTCGTCCATAGCTTTCACCATATCCTGCTCGACGAATGGTGCATCTCTCCGCTGCTGATGGATTTCCTGGCTCATTATGAGGCCTGTGCCCAGGGTCTCGTGTGCCAGGCGGAGAAGCCGCGTTCCTATCGGGACTATATCGCCTGGTTGCAGAAGCAGGATCTGGACGCAGCGAATCGGTTCTGGCGCGAGTATCTGCAGGGGTTTTCCACACCCACTCCGCTTGCCTATGACCGGCCCCCGGAGGGGTTGGCCGACCAAAACGATGACGCAGCGGATCATTGCCTACACCTGAGCGCGGATCTCACGGCAC
It encodes:
- a CDS encoding phosphopantetheine-binding protein; translated protein: ELGGDSITSLQVLAKAHREGLTLTPKQLFEHPTVASAAAVAVIGSVDAGPPSADEQDPGRVVDVELSDEEMENLLKEIG